Proteins encoded by one window of Esox lucius isolate fEsoLuc1 chromosome 4, fEsoLuc1.pri, whole genome shotgun sequence:
- the LOC105026270 gene encoding ankyrin repeat domain-containing protein 17-like isoform X4, translating into MQDAVAGTAMLTDGFEDEIDSVTPRTPAVGMGVGATPGVGLGGIGIGVGKKVRLFGDPGGPTTDRLDFKLAAAAVLSSGPGSNSDEDEVSEVESFILDQEDLENPIMKTASELLLSSATDGVDLRTVDPETQARLEALLEAAGIGKLSTADGKAFADPEVLRRLTSSVSCALDEAAAALTRMRAENTLNAGQADNLVIFSRSLAEACSDGDVNAVRKLLDEGRSVNEHTEEGESLLCLACSAGYYELAQVLLAMHANVEDRGIKGDITPLMAAASGGYVDIVKLLLVHGADVNAQSSTGNTALTYACAGGFVDVVKVLLKEGANIEDHNENGHTPLMEAASAGHVEVARVLLEYGAGINTHSNEFKESALTLACYKGHLDMVRFLLEAGADQEHKTDEMHTALMEACMSQDGHVEVARLLLDSGAQVNMPADSFESPLTLAACGGHVELAALLIERGANLEEVNDEGYTPLMEAAREGHEEMVALLLAQGANINAQTEETQETALTLACCGGFLEVADFLIKAGADIELGCSTPLMEAAQEGHLELVKYLLAAGANVHATTATGDTALTYACENGHTDVADVLLQTGADLEHESEGGRTPLMKAARAGHLCTVQFLISKGANVNRATANNDHTVVSLACAGGHLAVVELLLAHGADPTHRLKDGSTMLIEAAKGGHTNVVSYLLDYPNNILSVPAPDLSQLTPPSQDPSQVPRVPFQALAMVVPPQEPDRAPSNITTPPPPVSSKGSSKQRQAALPPSPSSPGGVRAGPGLGETETLPPFHLCQPLECIVEETEGKLNELGQRISAIEKAQLQSLELIQGEPLTKDKIEELKKSREEQVQKKKKILKELQKVERQLQLKTQQQFTKEYLEAKGLKEEHEGGQGPGPGLGGANATPSRALTAPSGVNTHTLLGSDARSDEEGNREEEEEPAGEEEDDEEDEDDEDEDDDEDEDDDEDEVEGEEEDYAKLPQVDTILKLEGQPPSASPQTLSSPHNHPPPPPLQTAFVPIQPLPDYSTVPVVYPLPGSSSPELQRLLVGQQMLGQGQGQGLGPGMVGQPAPDGLMVATPAQTLTDTLDDIMAAAVSSRVPMLNTRSSPTPLSDPLSHSPSNMSSPPSVLPLYPSVDIDAHTESNHDTALTLACAGGHEELVSVLIARGANIEHRDKKGFTPLILAATAGHVGVVEVLLDKGGDIEAQSERTKDTPLSLACSGGRQEVVELLLLRGANKEHRNVSDYTPLSLAASGGYVNIIKILLNAGAEINSSSPSVPPSRTGSKLGISPLMLAAMNGHVPAVKLLLDMGSDINAQIETNRNTALTLACFQGRAEVVSLLLDRKANVEHRAKTGLTPLMEAASGGYAEVGRVLLDKGADVNAPPVPSSRDTALTIAADKGHYKFCELLINRGAHIDVRNKKGNTPLWLATNGGHFDVVQLLVQAGADVDAADNRKITPLMAAFRKGHVKVVQYLVKEVNQFPSDIECMRYIATIADKELLKKCHQCMETIVKAKDQQAAEANKNASILLKELDLEKSREESKKQALAAKREKRKEKRKKKKEEQKRKQEEEEEQEQKTEEEEDSEMQEQKEDDDSADEADPPIDPPSATTTTTIGIPATSATFSSAFGKKRASVAPTPSANRKSKKNKTKESSPSEPIILQDPQQVVLAQHKADKNKIQGEPRGGGGGVMGGASDSDPLDSTDCASESSSGGKSQELNFLPDLPSSSSSYSSSSSSSSSSSAPSHSLQPGPEKRHCPQLHPGHQVTVSISKPTQKAPDISELTPSSSLPSPFKNMSLPITSPNSKSLTSPKRGQKREEGWKEVVRRSKKLSVPASVVSRIMGRGGCNITAIQDVTGAHIDVDKQKDKNGERMITIRGGTESTRHAVQLINSLIQDPAKELEDLIPRNHIRAPGSKTSSAPFPSSAGVNSNPAVGAKALASLVTTSGVSFPSSSSSQAGGKTGKGLSSGVRQPFPVSLPLAYAHPQLALLAAQTMHQIRHPRLPMAQFGGTFSPAPSTWGPFPVRPVSPGSANGSPKHSGGSGGSQARSNTSGHNEAGNTSTTASASVSNSYTATGSPHAPNSLPGAPTPSSVRKQLFTSEPKHAGANSVSVVTAAAVSSSSHTVRGTGSPAHQHTGLTSTNAPNILVQPQMAPIAQPPKSPPKSPPSAPSAPPAKEKLPPSLTQEAQPVSDGVSSGCFSAPSMTQTTKPEPRQQQQHQPPPPQTSCSEPPPPLVPSQPSSHLPPSSSAPSHTHPSSTVPHFSAPAPRVSHRMQPPTGPYYQHADHQQQQFISHNTQQQQPKQSPHPAQAPSMLPQSSMGLMNGSQMQQAHGGAKPQPMPPNFGPAALFNHFSSMFDNNNQPGNNQVWGACHLPARSPSEQQYSSPQAYMGMGQMDGMMAPPPPDGSKAPGYRSASQRMVNSPIALTSYATSMSGSQVYLHGPAAVGTPSFSRQHFSPHPWSAATSGESQAVPPPSTVSSSDPSAPTPHQAKQGQSQGSSQQDRKVPPPIGTERLARIRQTTVNPPLLQTSYTAPVGQGGIWSFGVGSASAMSGWSQPLMGNPMIHPGLQADQNFSQHQPMEQDDTGISNPANNYHQQHINHPSNYMDFPKGMPMSMYGGTMLPPHPPMGEGPGGPMFNGLHTADPAWSPIIKVVPNNTDNTDPQQVWPGTWAPHVHLNHVN; encoded by the exons GTTGAGTCATTTATCTTGGACCAGGAAGACTTGGAAAACCCCATCATGAAGACTGCCTCAGAGCTACTACTTTCCAGTGCCACAGACGGAGTGGACCTCCGCACTGtagacccagaaacacaggcCCGTCTCGAGGCATTGCTAGAGGCTGCAG GCATTGGTAAACTGTCGACTGCGGATGGTAAAGCGTTTGCAGATCCCGAAGTGCTGCGGAGGCTGACGTCCTCAGTGAGCTGTGCCCTGGACGAGGCGGCCGCCGCCCTGACGCGCATGAGAGCAGAGAACACGCTCAACGCCGGGCAGGCCGATAA TCTGGTTATTTTCAGCCGTAGTCTAGCGGAGGCGTGTTCGGACGGAGACGTGAATGCGGTGAGAAAGCTGCTAGACGAAGGCCGAAGCGTCAACGAACACacggaagagggagagagtctgTTGTGCCTAGCCTGCTCTGCTGGATACTATGAACTCGCTCAG GTGCTACTGGCGATGCATGCCAATGTGGAGGACCGGGGGATTAAAGGTGACATCACGCCCCTGATGGCGGCGGCAAGCGGAGGTTATGTTGACATCGTGAAGTTGCTCCTGGTCCACGGTGCTGACGTCAATGCTCAGTCTTCCaccg GGAACACAGCCCTGACGTATGCATGCGCCGGGGGGTTTGTAGATGTGGTGAAGGTTCTCCTAAAAGAGGGGGCCAACATCGAGGACCACAACGAGAACGGCCACACCCCCTTGATGGAGGCGGCCAGCGCGGGCCATGTAGAGGTGGCCAGGGTTCTGCTGGAGTACGGTGCCGGCATCAACACACACTCCAATGAGTTCAAGGAGAGCGCTCTCACATTGGCCTGCTACAAAG gTCATCTGGACATGGTGAGGTTTCTGCTGGAGGCTGGGGCTGATCAAGAGCATAAGACAGATGAGATGCACACAGCATTAATGGAAGCCTGCATG tcCCAGGACGGGCACGTGGAAGTGGCACGGCTGCTGTTGGACAGCGGGGCACAGGTGAACATGCCCGCTGACTCCTTCGAATCCCCCCTCACCCTGGCAGCCTGCGGTGGGCACGTAGAATTGGCAGCCCTGCTCATTGAAAGAGGAGCCAACCTAGAGGAG GTGAACGATGAGGGCTATACTCCTCTGATGGAAGCGGCCAGGGAAGGACATGAAGAGATGGTGGCTCTGCTACTGGCTCAAG GTGCTAACATCAACGCCCAGACCGAGGAGACCCAGGAAACAGCCCTGACTCTGGCCTGCTGTGGCGGCTTCCTGGAGGTGGCAGACTTCCTCATCAAAGCCGGGGCCGACATCGAGCTGGGCTGCTCCACGCCTCTAATGGAGGCCGCCCAGGAGGGCCACCTGGAGCTGGTGAAATACCTCCTGGCCGCTG GGGCCAACGTGCACGCCACCACAGCGACGGGAGACACAGCGCTGACGTACGCGTGTGAAAACGGACACACCGACGTGGCTGATGTCCTACTGCAGACCGGCGCCGACCtg GAGCATGAGTCTGAAGGAGGGAGGACTCCATTGATGAAGGCGGCCAGGGCGGGACACCTATGCACTGTGCAGTTCCTCATCAGCAAGG GTGCTAACGTGAACCGAGCGACAGCCAACAACGACCACACGGTGGTGTCTCTGGCCTGTGCTGGAGGACACCTGGCTGTCGTAGAGCTGCTCCTGGCCCATGGGGCCGaccccacacacagactcaaG GACGGCTCGACCATGCTGATTGAAGCTGCTAAGGGTGGCCACACCAACGTGGTGTCTTACCTGCTAGACTACCCAAACAACATCCTGTCTGTTCCAGCACCTGACCTCTCCCAGCTCACACCCCCGTCACAAGACCCCTCTCAG GTTCCTCGTGTCCCATTCCAGGCCCTGGCCATGGTTGTGCCCCCCCAGGAACCAGACAGAGCCCCCTCCAACATCACCACGCCACCACCACCTGTCTCCAGCAAAG GCTCATCCAAGCAGAGACAGGCAGCCCTTCCCCCCAGTCCCTCCAGCCCAGGCGGCGTGCGTGCCGGCCCGGGTCTCGGGGAGACAGAGACCCTGCCCCCCTTCCACCTGTGCCAGCCCCTGGAGTGTATCGTGGAGGAGACGGAAGGCAAGCTGAATGAGCTGGGCCAGAGGATCTCAGCCATAGAGAAGGCCCAGCTCCAGTCTCTGGAACTCATCCAGGGGGAGCCGCTCACCAAAGACAAGATCGAGGAGCTCAAGAAGAGCCGGGAAGAGCAG gtgcagaagaagaagaagatcTTGAAGGAGCTTCAGAAGGTGGAGCGCCAGCTGCAGTTGAAGACCCAGCAGCAGTTCACCAAAGAGTACCTGGAGGCCAAGGGTCTGAAGGAGGAGCACGAGGGAGGCCAGGGCCCGGGGCCGGGGTTGGGAGGGGCCAACGCCACCCCGTCCCGAGCCCTCACGGCACCATCAggggttaacacacacacactccttggGTCAGACGCGCGGTCTGATGAGGAGgggaacagagaggaggaggaggagccggctggggaggaggaggacgacgaaGAG GACGAGGATGACGAGGACGAAGACGACGACgaggatgaggatgatgatgaagacgaggtggaaggagaagaggaagattACGCCAAGCTCCCCCAGGTGGACACCATTCTCAAACTGGAAGGGCAGCccccctctgcctccccccAGACCCTGTCCTCCCCCCACAACCACCCCCCGCCCCCGCCACTCCAGACGGCCTTCGTGCCCATCCAGCCCCTGCCCGACTACAGCACGGTCCCGGTCGTCTACCCCTTACCTGGCAGTAGCAGCCCCGAGCTGCAGAGGCTGCTGGTGGGTCAGCAGATGCTGGGCCAGGGGCAGGGTCAGGGGTTAGGACCAGGGATGGTGGGACAGCCGGCCCCCGACGGTCTCATGGTGGCCACGCCCGCTCAGACGCTCACAGACACGCTGGATGACATCATGGCAG CAGCGGTGAGCAGCAGAGTGCCCATGCTGAACACACGGTCTTCCCCCACCCCACTGTCTGACCCCCTGTCACACAGCCCGTCCAACATGTCCTCGCCCCCCTCGGTACTGCCCCTCTACCCCTCCGTGGACATCGACGCGCAC ACGGAGAGTAACCATGACACGGCTCTGACGCTGGCTTGTGCCGGAGGACACGAGGAGCTGGTGTCTGTTCTCATCGCACGAGGAGCCAACATAGAACATCGTGACAAGAAGG GGTTCACCCCACTCATCTTGGCCGCGACAGCAGGACATGTGGGGGTTGTGGAGGTCCTACTGGATAAAGGGGGCGACATCGAGGCCCAGTCAGAGAGAACCAAAGACACGCCCCTCTCCCTTGCCTGCTCAGGGGGACGACAAGAG GTGGTGGAGTTGTTGCTATTGCGAGGAGCCAACAAGGAGCATCGTAATGTGTCTGACTACACTCCTCTGAGCCTAGCGGCATCAGGAGGTTATGTCAACATCATCAAGATCCTCCTCAACGCTGGAGCAGAGATCAACTCCAG CTCTCCGTCCGTCCCCCCCTCCAGGACGGGCAGTAAGCTGGGCATCTCTCCCCTGATGCTTGCGGCCATGAACGGCCACGTGCCAGCGGTCAAGCTTCTGTTGGACATGGGCTCTGACATAAACGCGCAGATCGAAACCAACAGGAACACGGCCCTGACTCTGGCCTGCTTCCAGGGACGGGCCGAGGTGGTCAGTCTGCTGCTAGACCGCAAGGCCAACGTGGAGCACAGAGCCAAG ACCGGGCTGACCCCCCTAATGGAAGCCGCGTCGGGGGGCTATGCGGAGGTGGGCCGGGTGTTGCTGGATAAAGGGGCCGACGTCAACGCCCCTCCTGTCCCGTCGTCCCGGGACACTGCTCTCACCATCGCAGCCGACAAGGGCCACTACAAGTTCTGTGAGCTGCTCATTAACCG AGGTGCTCACATTGACGTGCGTAATAAGAAAGGGAACACCCCTCTGTGGCTGGCCACTAACGGCGGCCATTTTGACGTAGTGCAACTGCTGGTGCAGGCCGGGGCCGATGTAGACGCCGCGGACAACCGCAAGATCACCCCTCTCATGGCGGCCTTCCGCAAG GGTCACGTGAAGGTGGTTCAGTACCTGGTGAAGGAGGTCAACCAGTTCCCCTCAGATATCGAGTGTATGAGATACATCGCTACCATTGCTGACaag GAGCTGCTGAAGAAGTGCCACCAGTGCATGGAGACCATCGTCAAAGCCAAAGACCAGCAGGCTGCCGAAGCCAACAAGAACGCCAGCATTCTCCTCAAGGAGCTGGACCTTGAGAAATCCAGAGAGGAGAGCAAGAAGCAGGCGCTCGCCGCCAAGAGGGAGAAACGCAAAGAGAAAcgcaagaagaagaaggaggagcagaagagaaagcaagaggaggaggaggagcaagaaCAGAaaaccgaggaggaggaggacagtgaAATGCAGGAGCAGAAGGAGGATGACGATTCTGCTGACG AAGCGGACCCCCCCATCGACCCCCCCAGtgccactaccaccaccacaatcGGTATCCCGGCAACCTCGGCCACCTTCAGCAGTGCTTTCGGTAAGAAAAGGGCCAGTGTTGCTCCGACGCCCAGCGCCAACCGCAAGAGCAAGAAGAACAAGACCAAGGAGTCGTCCCCCAGCGAACCAATCATACTGCAGGACCCACAG CAGGTGGTGCTGGCGCAGCACAAGGCCGACAAGAACAAGATCCAGGGCGAGCCTCGGGGCGGGGGCGGCGGGGTGATGGGGGGCGCCAGTGACTCAGACCCTCTGGACAGCACCGACTGTGCCAGCGAGAGCAGCAGCGGGGGCAAGAGCCAGGAGCTCAACTTCCTCCCGGACCTCCCCTCGTCATCCTCCTCCTACTCgtcctcttcctcgtcctcctcttcGTCCTCGGCCCCTTCTCACAGCCTGCAGCCGGGCCCAGAGAAGAGACACTGTCCTCAGTTACACCCAGGTCACCAAGTCACCGTCTCCATCTCCAAACCTACACAGAA AGCGCCGGACATTAGTGAGTTGACCCCCAGCAGCTCCCTGCCGTCGCCGTTCAAGAACATGTCTCTTCCCATCACCTCGCCCAACAGTAAGAGCCTCACCAGCCCCAAGAGGGGccagaagagagaggagggctgGAAGGAGGTGGTCAGACG gTCTAAGAAGCTGTCTGTGCCGGCCTCTGTGGTGTCACGGATCATGGGTAGGGGCGGCTGTAACATCACGGCTATCCAGGACGTGACGGGAGCACACATTGACGTGGACAAACAAAAAGACAAGAACGGGGAGAGGATGATCACCATCAG AGGTGGCACAGAGTCGACGCGGCACGCAGTCCAGCTGATCAATTCTCTGATCCAGGATCCCGCCAAGGAGCTAGAGGACCTGATCCCCAGGAACCACATCAGGGCCCCGGGCTCCAAGACCTCCTCAGCCCCCTTCCCCTCCTCCGCCGGGGTCAACTCGAACCCCGCTGTCGGTGCTAAGGCCTTGGCCTCCCTGGTCACCACCTCGGGAGTGTCCTTCccgtcgtcctcctcctcccaggCGGGGGGTAAGACTGGTAAGGGGCTGTCCTCTGGTGTGAGACAGCCCTTCCCCGTGTCCCTCCCCCTGGCCTACGCCCATCCTCAGCTAGCCCTCCTGGCCGCCCAGACCATGCACCAAATCCGACACCCCCGGCTGCCCATGGCCCAGTTCGGTGGGACCTTCTCACCGGCCCCCAGCACCTGGGGCCCGTTCCCGGTGCGGCCCGTGAGTCCCGGCAGCGCCAACGGATCCCCGAAGCACAGCGGTGGCAGTGGAGGCAGCCAGGCCAGGTCCAACACCTCGGGTCATAACGAGGCCGGTAACACCTCCACCACGGCCAGCGCCAGCGTCTCTAACAGTTACACGGCAACCGGCTCGCCCCACGCGCCTAACTCCCTGCCCGGCGCCCCCACTCCCTCCTCAGTCAGGAAACAGCTGTTCACCTCAGAACCCAAGCACGCGGGGGCCAACTCTGTGTCCGTGGTTACAGCCGCCGCTGTCAGCAGTAGTAGTCACACTGTGAGAGGTACGGGGTCTCCCGCCCACCAGCACACGGGCTTAACGTCTACCAATGCCCCTAACATTCTTGTTCAACCCCAGATGGCTCCGATCGCTCAGCCCCCCAAGTCGCCCCCGAAGTCGCCCCCCAGCGCCCCTTCGGCACCCCCAGCCAAGGAGAAGCTgcccccctccctcactcaGGAGGCCCAGCCGGTCAGCGACGGGGTTAGTTCAGGTTGCTTCAGCGCCCCCTCAATGACCCAAACCACCAAACCTGAGCCCcgccagcagcagcagcaccaACCCCCTCCTCCCCAAACCTCCTGCTCAgaaccccctcctcctctcgtCCCCTCACAGCCCAGCTCCCACCTCCCCCCGTCCTCCTCCGCCCCCTCGCACACGCACCCCAGCAGTACCGTACCCCACTTCTCGGCCCCCGCTCCCCGCGTCTCCCACCGCATGCAGCCCCCGACGGGCCCCTACTACCAGCACGCCGATCACCAGCAGCAGCAGTTCATATCCCACAACACGCAGCAGCAACAGCCCAAACAGAGCCCGCACCCCGCCCAGGCCCCCTCCATGCTCCCCCAGTCCTCCATGGGCCTGATGAATGGCTCTCAGATGCAGCAGGCCCACGGCGGAGCCAAGCCCCAGCCGATGCCACCCAACTTTGGCCCAGCGGCCCTCTTCAACCATTTCAGCAGCATGTTCGACAACAACAACCAG CCGGGTAACAACCAGGTTTGGGGTGCGTGCCACCTCCCTGCCCGGTCCCCCTCTGAGCAGCAGTACTCCTCCCCCCAGGCCTACATGGGCATGGGCCAGATGGATGGCATGATGGCGCCCCCACCCCCGGACGGCTCCAAGGCCCCTGGGTATCGCTCTGCCTCCCAGAGGATGGTCAACAGTCCTATCG CCCTGACCAGCTACGCCACCAGTATGTCAGGCAGTCAGGTCTACCTGCACGGTCCGGCGGCTGTGGGGACGCCCTCCTTCAGCCGACAACACTTCTCCCCTCACCCCTGGAGCGCTGCCACATCAG GTGAGTCCCAGGCGGTGCCCCCTCCCTCCACGGTGTCGTCGTCCGACCCCTCCGCCCCCACTCCCCACCAGGCCAAGCAGGGCCAGAGTCAGGGAAGCAGCCAGCAGGACAGGAAGGTGCCCCCTCCCATCGGAACAGAGAGACTGGCCAGGATCAGACAGACCACCGTcaaccctcctctcctccagacCTCCTACACTGCCCCTGTAGGGCAGGGAGGCATATGGTCCTTTGGAGTTGGCAGTGCCTCTG CCATGTCAGGTTGGTCCCAGCCTCTGATGGGAAATCCCATGATTCACCCTGGGCTGCAGGCGGACCAGAACTTCTCCCAGCACCAGCCCATGGAGCAGGATGACACTGGCATCTCTAACCCGGCTAACAACTACCACCAGCAACACATCAACCACCCCAGCAACTACATGGACTTCCCCAAG GGAATGCCCATGTCCATGTACGGAGGGACCATGCTGCCGCCCCACCCCCCTATGGGAGAGGGTCCGGGGGGGCCCATGTTCAACGGCCTGCACACTGCCGACCCTGCCTGGAGCCCCATCATTAAGGTGGTCCCCAACAACACGGACAACACAGACCCACAGCAG GTGTGGCCTGGTACATGGGCTCCCCATGTGCACCTGAATCACGTCAACTAG